A genomic segment from Diospyros lotus cultivar Yz01 chromosome 5, ASM1463336v1, whole genome shotgun sequence encodes:
- the LOC127801205 gene encoding protein PELPK1, with translation MAYQQHSSSSLLMLLVIVLSSVASNMVMGEARRLLETNIPELPKPELPLPQFPELPIPELPPFPKIELPPLPHLPTLPKLELPTALKPKLSATPKPELPAVPKPELPAVPKPELPVVPKPELPAVPKPELPVVPKSELPAVPKPELPSVPKPELPALPKPELPKVPELPSLPHLPDLTKPIVPTLPKDIPVPSQPKATP, from the coding sequence ATGGCTTATCAGCAGCATTCCTCATCCTCCTTGCTGATGCTGCTAGTTATTGTCTTGTCATCCGTGGCCAGCAACATGGTTATGGGAGAGGCTCGCCGCCTACTGGAAACCAACATCCCAGAGCTCCCCAAGCCTGAGCTGCCTCTTCCCCAATTCCCAGAGCTTCCCATTCCTGAGCTGCCACCATTCCCTAAAATCGAATTGCCACCACTACCTCATCTCCCAACTTTGCCAAAGCTCGAGTTGCCAACCGCGTTGAAACCTAAACTATCTGCCACACCAAAACCTGAGCTGCCGGCTGTGCCAAAACCTGAGCTACCTGCTGTGCCCAAGCCTGAGCTTCCTGTCGTGCCAAAGCCCGAGTTGCCGGCCGTGCCAAAACCAGAGCTGCCTGTCGTGCCAAAGTCCGAGTTGCCTGCCGTGCCAAAACCAGAGCTGCCGTCTGTGCCAAAACCAGAGTTGCCGGCTCTGCCAAAGCCTGAGTTACCAAAGGTCCCAGAGCTACCATCTCTACCCCATCTCCCGGACCTGACTAAGCCCATAGTGCCAACCCTGCCCAAGGACATCCCTGTTCCTTCCCAGCCCAAAGCTACTCCTTGA
- the LOC127802729 gene encoding uncharacterized protein LOC127802729 produces the protein MEPHGNPIGGSGGRAEAERWLGIAEKLLAGRDLVGSKTFAIRARDSDPRLEFAYQILAVVDTLIAGEKRINNQCDWYAILQLTGPIYDLDLIAAQYRRLAILLNPSRNRLPFTDLAFKLVSDAWSVLSNPARKSIYDNEFVLFWKLDQPPLSRGSEHHESEQPHRHQPAPAPAPTPAPVPAPVNRFLEQLEQPQRHQYKQQEQLQHPPPVSRAQDPPERQQQKQQQKQHYKRQEQQQRAASEKSPRHDTTNKENNAAGEGEVHDDQDEDPTFWTACPYCYNMYEYPRVYKECSLRCQNCQRAFHAVKIPAPPIVPGKEAYFSCWGFYPLGVSISNLTKDKGGILNWTPFSPMFPAPQSGNGGNMNVQGKKRGQNIVNAGKSVVPRTYIDDEDALLEISDSSDDSDDEWGSTRQKKKVKKAKGKNSAGRIAKKAQVEKAKNVKGATGDGLQGGPVMQQVVDVASASNAETSRKAAANNTKKQTGKAPKEWGKLDLNVEFSNEVEEPAPGMTAGNRAAANGEEDGIEGISFFEGLDEFLSSLPILNVVGDDKVKAA, from the coding sequence AGCGGTGGCTCGGCATCGCCGAGAAGCTGCTCGCCGGCCGAGACCTCGTCGGGAGCAAGACATTCGCGATCCGTGCTCGAGACTCTGACCCTAGGCTCGAATTCGCGTACCAAATCCTCGCCGTCGTCGACACTCTGATTGCCGGCGAGAAGCGGATCAACAACCAGTGCGACTGGTACGCGATCCTCCAGCTGACCGGACCGATTTACGATTTGGACCTCATCGCCGCACAGTACCGCCGCCTCGCGATCCTTCTGAACCCTAGTCGCAACCGTCTTCCCTTCACCGATCTGGCCTTCAAGCTCGTCTCGGACGCCTGGTCAGTCCTTTCTAACCCTGCCAGAAAATCTATTTATGACAATGAATTCGTACTATTTTGGAAACTCGACCAGCCACCGCTGAGCCGCGGATCAGAACATCATGAATCAGAACAGCCGCATAGACACCAGCCTGCCCCGGCCCCGGCACCGACCCCTGCTCCAGTTCCGGCCCCTGTGAATCGCTTTCTGGAACAGCTCGAACAACCACAGAGGCACCAGTACAAGCAACAAGAACAGCTGCAACATCCACCCCCGGTGAGCCGCGCACAAGATCCTCCTGAACGACAGCAGCAAAAGCAACAGCAAAAACAGCATTACAAGCGGCAAGAACAGCAGCAACGTGCTGCTAGTGAAAAAAGCCCCAGGCACGATACCACTAACAAGGAGAATAATGCGGCTGGGGAAGGTGAAGTACACGATGATCAAGATGAAGATCCAACCTTTTGGACTGCATGTCCCTATTGCTATAACATGTATGAGTATCCTAGGGTTTACAAGGAGTGTTCACTTCGGTGTCAAAATTGCCAGAGGGCTTTTCACGCAGTGAAGATTCCAGCTCCGCCAATTGTTCCTGGTAAAGAGGCTTACTTTTCTTGTTGGGGGTTTTACCCACTAGGGGTTTCAATTTCGAATTTGACGAAAGATAAAGGTGGGATTTTGAATTGGACTCCGTTCTCGCCCATGTTCCCAGCTCCTCAGTCCGGGAATGGGGGAAATATGAACGTTCAAGGAAAGAAAAGGGGCCAGAACATTGTGAACGCTGGGAAGAGTGTGGTCCCTAGGACTTATATTGATGATGAAGATGCTCTTCTGGAAATCTCAGATTCCAGTGATGATTCTGATGATGAATGGGGTAGTACTAGACAGAAGAAGAAAGTGAAAAAAGCAAAGGGGAAGAATTCCGCTGGTAGGATTGCTAAGAAAGCTCAAGTGGAGAAGGCAAAGAATGTCAAAGGGGCTACTGGTGACGGTCTGCAAGGTGGGCCTGTGATGCAACAGGTTGTGGATGTAGCAAGTGCATCAAATGCTGAGACTAGCAGGAAAGCTGCTGCAAATAATACAAAGAAGCAGACAGGGAAGGCTCCGAAGGAATGGGGAAAGTTAGATTTGAATGTGGAGTTTAGTAATGAAGTAGAAGAACCTGCTCCTGGAATGACTGCAGGGAACAGGGCAGCAGCTAATGGTGAGGAGGATGGCATCGAAGGGATTAGCTTTTTTGAGGGCCTTGATGAATTTTTGAGCAGTTTGCCCATACTTAATGTTGTGGGGGATGATAAGGTTAAGGCTGCTTAG